In the Gossypium arboreum isolate Shixiya-1 chromosome 10, ASM2569848v2, whole genome shotgun sequence genome, one interval contains:
- the LOC108489252 gene encoding chalcone synthase 1-like: MVTVEEVRKAQRAQGPATVLAIGTSTPPNCVDQSTYPDYYFRITNSEHKTELKEKFKRMCEKSMIKKRYMYLTEEILKENPNVCEYMAPSLDARQDMVVVEVPKLGKEAATKAIKEWGQPKSKITHLVFCTTSGVDMPGADYQLTKLLGLRPSVKRLMMYQQGCFAGGTVLRVAKDLAENNKGARVLVVCSEITAVTFRGPSDTHLDSLVGQALFGDGAAAVIIGADPVPEIEKPMFELVSAAQTILPDSDGAIDGHLREVGLTFHLLKDVPGLISKNIEKSLVEAFQPLGISDWNSLFWIAHPGGPAILDQVEAKLALKPEKLRATRHVLSEYGNMSSACVLFILDEMRKKSREDGLQTTGEGLEWGVLFGFGPGLTVETVVLHSVAA; encoded by the exons ATGGTGACCGTGGAAGAAGTTCGTAAGGCTCAACGTGCCCAAGGCCCTGCCACCGTGTTGGCCATCGGCACATCAACCCCGCCTAATTGTGTTGATCAGAGCACATACCCTGACTACTATTTCCGTATCACAAATAGTGAGCACAAGACCGAGTTGAAAGAGAAGTTCAAGCGCATGT GTGAAAAATCGATGATCAAGAAGCGATACATGTACCTTACAGAAGAGATTTTGAAAGAGAATCCCAATGTATGTGAATACATGGCTCCTTCACTGGACGCTAGGCAAGATATGGTGGTAGTTGAGGTGCCAAAGCTAGGCAAAGAAGCAGCCACCAAGGCCATTAAGGAGTGGGGCCAGCCCAAGTCCAAGATCACCCACCTTGTCTTTTGCACCACTAGCGGTGTGGACATGCCTGGGGCTGACTACCAGCTCACCAAGCTTTTAGGCCTCCGCCCCTCCGTTAAGCGCCTCATGATGTACCAACAAGGTTGCTTCGCAGGGGGGACGGTGCTCCGAGTGGCTAAGGACTTAGCTGAGAACAACAAAGGTGCTCGTGTACTTGTTGTGTGCTCGGAGATTACTGCTGTTACCTTTCGTGGACCTAGTGACACTCACCTAGACAGTCTTGTGGGCCAAGCATTGTTTGGTGATGGTGCCGCAGCTGTTATAATCGGGGCAGACCCCGTGCCCGAAATCGAGAAGCCCATGTTTGAACTAGTCTCAGCAGCCCAAACGATCTTGCCAGATAGTGATGGTGCGATTGATGGTCACCTTCGTGAAGTTGGTCTTACATTTCACCTTCTTAAGGATGTTCCGGGGCTTATTTCGAAGAATATAGAAAAGAGCCTGGTAGAAGCATTTCAACCATTGGGCATATCCGATTGGAACTCCCTTTTTTGGATTGCTCATCCTGGTGGTCCAGCAATATTAGATCAAGTAGAAGCCAAATTAGCACTGAAGCCAGAGAAGCTACGAGCCACAAGGCACGTTCTTTCAGAGTATGGTAACATGTCAAGTGCTTGTGTTCTATTTATTTTGGATGAGATGAGGAAGAAATCAAGGGAAGATGGGCTTCAGACCACAGGAGAAGGATTGGAGTGGGGAGTGCTCTTTGGGTTTGGACCTGGCCTCACTGTTGAGACTGTTGTGCTCCATAGTGTTGCTGCTTAA